A genomic region of Raphanus sativus cultivar WK10039 chromosome 6, ASM80110v3, whole genome shotgun sequence contains the following coding sequences:
- the LOC108806331 gene encoding scarecrow-like protein 30: MDTILQVPADGFKFDNSFGSCCKPRNNLESGTKIFTCFYESKNPSPTESTECSEYHPVLKYINDMLMEEDLEGQSCMLEDSLALQAAERSFFEVLQEGQTPPPSVTSLLQPTSEESTRRYRLRDDDEEDDLEGGRRSKLPAISTVDEVAENMEEVLLVCQNNNHGGEATRNKPGREKGSSSNRTKPQKSDQAVDMRNLLMQCAQAVASFDQKSAAEKLEEIRAHSSSHGDATQRLGYHFAEALEARITGTIKTPISATFSGTSMFDILTAYKEFVQACPTLIMCYYTANRTIIELASKATTLHIIDFGILYGFQWPCLIKALSRRPGGPPMLRVTGIELPQPGFRPSERVEETGRRLKRFCDKFKVPFEYSFIAKNWETITLDELVINSGETTVVNCILRLQYTPDETVSLDSPRDTALKLFRDINPDLFVFADIHGKYNSPFFLTRFREALFHCSSLFDMFGTTISEENNCRTLVERELIIRDAMSVIACEGSERFARPETYKQWQVRILRAGFRPTKLNKEIIKEGKELIRERYHKDFVIDSDNHWMFQGWKGRVLYALSCWKPAKKQ, translated from the coding sequence ATGGACACTATTCTGCAAGTACCCGCTGATGGGTTCAAATTCGACAACAGTTTCGGATCTTGCTGCAAACCAAGGAACAATCTTGAATCTGGCACCAAAATTTTCACCTGTTTCTATGAATCCAAGAACCCTTCTCCGACCGAATCTACGGAATGTTCAGAGTACCATCCTGTTTTGAAGTACATTAATGACATGTTGATGGAGGAAGATCTTGAAGGACAGTCTTGTATGTTGGAAGACAGTTTGGCTTTACAAGCTGCAGAGAGATCTTTCTTTGAAGTGCTCCAGGAGGGTCAAACTCCTCCTCCGTCAGTGACGAGCTTACTTCAACCAACCTCAGAGGAATCAACAAGAAGGTACCGCCTACGAGATGATGACGAAGAAGACGATCTTGAAGGTGGAAGGAGGTCAAAGCTCCCTGCAATTTCAACAGTGGATGAAGTAGCAGAAAACATGGAGGAAGTCTTGTTGGTGTGTCAAAACAACAATCATGGAGGAGAAGCAACACGGAACAAACCAGGACGAGAAAAGGGATCATCATCGAACCGAACCAAGCCTCAAAAGTCAGACCAGGCAGTGGATATGCGGAACCTCCTGATGCAATGCGCTCAAGCAGTGGCTAGCTTTGACCAGAAAAGCGCAGCTGAGAAACTGGAGGAGATAAGAGCACACTCTTCTAGCCACGGTGACGCAACTCAGAGACTTGGTTACCATTTCGCCGAGGCGCTTGAAGCACGTATCACTGGAACCATAAAGACACCAATATCTGCCACTTTTAGCGGAACGTCGATGTTTGACATTTTGACGGCCTACAAGGAGTTTGTTCAGGCTTGTCCGACCTTAATAATGTGTTATTACACTGCAAACAGAACAATCATTGAGCTTGCGTCCAAAGCAACCACACTTCACATCATTGACTTTGGTATTCTCTATGGATTTCAGTGGCCTTGTTTGATAAAAGCGCTGTCAAGACGTCCCGGTGGTCCACCAATGCTCCGCGTGACCGGAATCGAGCTGCCTCAGCCAGGCTTCCGCCCATCAGAACGTGTAGAAGAGACAGGGAGAAGGCTGAAGCGGTTCTGTGACAAGTTCAAAGTACCCTTCGAGTACAGCTTCATAGCCAAGAATTGGGAGACCATAACCCTCGATGAGCTGGTGATCAATAGTGGAGAGACAACAGTTGTCAACTGCATCCTTCGGCTACAATACACGCCTGATGAAACCGTGTCCCTAGACTCTCCGAGAGACACGGCTCTAAAACTATTCAGAGATATCAATCCTGACCTCTTTGTGTTTGCAGATATACATGGGAAGTACAACTCTCCATTCTTCCTAACAAGGTTCAGAGAAGCTCTATTCCATTGCTCGTCTCTCTTTGACATGTTTGGGACTACAATATCAGAAGAGAACAATTGCAGAACCTTGGTGGAGAGGGAGTTGATCATAAGGGATGCCATGAGTGTGATCGCCTGTGAAGGGTCTGAGCGGTTTGCGAGGCCTGAGACCTATAAGCAATGGCAGGTTAGGATATTAAGAGCCGGGTTTAGGCCAACGAAACTAAACAAAGAGATCATCAAGGAAGGAAAGGAGTTGATTAGAGAACGTTACCACAAAGATTTTGTGATCGACAGTGACAACCACTGGATGTTTCAGGGCTGGAAAGGAAGAGTCCTCTATGCTCTTTCCTGCTGGAAACCTGCTAAGAAGCAATAA